The sequence GTTCCTCCCCAACGATCCTCAAGATGCCATGACTTTTGCGCCATGGAGGAAATGGATGATTACCATTCTTCAGGCGATCGCAACTCTGGCTGTCACCTTTGTGAGCTCTGCATATACTGGAGGCATAAGGGAAATAATCCGCGCCTTTGACATATCCCAGGAAGTAGCAACTCTGGGTGTGTCGCTCTTTGTATTGGGCTTTGCCGTTGGGCCACTGCTCTGGGCTCCTCTATCCGAGCTGTATGGAAGGCAAAAGGTCTTTGTCTTTACGTACTTTGCCTTGACTGCGTTCAATGTAGGAGCTGCCTGCGCGCAGACAATGCCAACTTTACTCGTCCTTCGTTTCCTCGCCGGCGCATTCGGTTCTTCTCCATTGACCAACGCGGGAGGCGTTATTGCGGACATGTTCAGCCATACTGAACGCGGTCTGGCAGGCAGTCTATTTGGTCTTGCTCCCTTCTTGGGGCCCGCCATTGGTATGAGAGATGGTGTATATCATGAATGACCTGCTGACTCGTTTATAGGCCCCATTGTCGGTGGCTTCCTCGGAGAGACAGAGGGCTGGCGTTGGCTTCTAGGCTTGATGGCAATCTTCACCGGGGTTTTCTGGATTCTCATTACACTTCTTGTTCCGGAAACATACGCCCCATATCTTCTTCGCCAACGGGCCCAAATGCTCTCTGAAAGAACAGGCAGAGTCTACATCTCGCTCCTCGACGCCGGTCAGCCTCCAAAGTCCATTTCCAGCCAGCTTAAAGTTGCTCTCACACGACCCTGGACCTTGTTATTCAAAGAGCCCATCGTCCTGCTCCTCTCGATAtacatctccatcatctacgGCACCTTGTACATGTGCTTTGCCGCCTTTCCCATTGTCTTTCAAGTAGGACGAGGCTGGAGCCCGGGAGTTGGAGGCCTGGCCTTCATCGGGACTGCAGTTGGTGTGTCACTCGCCACGCTGATGGCCATTTTCGAAAACAAGCGTTACGCGCGTTTAGCAGCTGCCAAGGGTGGCATGCTTGACCCAGAAGCGAGACTTACTCTAGCAATGCTTGGGTCTGTCTTTATTCCCATAGGACTGTTTTGGTTTGCTTGGACAACCTATCCTTCTATCCACTGGGCTGTGCCAATTGTTGGCTCTGCCTTCTTTGGTCTGGGATTGGTTCTGGTCTTCCTTTCTCTACTAAACTATCTGATTGACTCTTGTAAGTTGCCATCCTCACACACATTCATAACTCTAATAGGAAACAGATGTGGTCTTTGCTGCTTCGGTCCTGGCCGCCAATTCTGTCCTTCGATCTCTCTTTGGTGCAGCATTTCCTCTATTCACACCGCATATGTACGAGAATCTCGGTGTTCAATGGGCAGGCTCCGTTCCGGCGTTTCTGGCTCTTGCCTGTGTTCCATTCCCGTTTCTATTTTACAAATATGGTGGTCGGATTAGACTCAAGTGCCAATATGCCTCTGAGGCTGTTCAGATTCTTCAGAAGATGCGAGCTCAGCATGCTGCAGCCATGCAAGAACAATCAGTGCTGCAAGATGAGGAGACCGGGAGAGCCAGATCAAACAGCCATTAGTCTCGAATGACCGAGATACGGTTCAGGTGGATTTATGACATTCGAGGATCGGAGGTTTCTACTGCTCGGCGGTTCAGAATATTGTCTTGTCACGTTCAAATAGGGGCCGTATTAAtcgtttattttatagactTGTACCTAAACTAATACCACATATCACAGCACAGTGTACGGCTTGCAGCAGTGACGCGTGCATAATTTGAGGGGCCTTTGGAGCTGCGGAGGTGATCTACAGGGACAGAAGGATCAATAAAGTGATTTCGCCTCACTCGCCTAACCCGGTGATACATGGGCAAAGGATATCACGTCAGCTTCCCTGCTCAACAGGGATATGCAGTCCTGCAAGCACTCTCAGTCTTGGCTTGTGGCACAGAGATGGCAACtttaaaatacctaaagACTTGCACGTAGTGACAGGTCTATCAGGTGAAGTATCATGTATCACACAGGTCAACCATTTCACATTGCGTCGGTTCATGTTAAGTTCagtaatagataataatattattgtCAGGCTCATGCCTTAAGCCAGAACTACCCTGACATGTACCCAGTCAAGCCCAGCCGGACCCGAACCGGAAAGAAGATGTATACACATTGAATATTAAATGTTCCGGGCCATAACCCAGGTCATTAGGGGTTGGTCAGCCAAGAAGCTATGCTTACAGAAGCTGGAAGGCAGCGACGGCAAGACCGGCAGCAGCCAGGATGCCAGAGGCAGCGTTGGAAGCACCCTGTGTCTGTTAGTATGAGTCTGTGAGTTGAGATACTGTGGACTTACCATGTTGACAACAGTGGGAGGGTTGGTGGGGCTGACGACGGTGGTGTTGTCGGCGTGCGAAGGCTTGACGACAACGGTGGTGGGCTTGGGAGCAGCAGGCTTCTCGGTCTCGGCAGAGGTCTcggcaggagcagcagcagtggtagccttggtctcctcggcgggcttggtctcctcagcctcagtcTCCTCGGCCTGGGTCTCCTCAGGctgctcctcagccttggtGGAAGTGGGCTGGGTCTCGGCCCGAGTGGACTcgggctcctcctcagcctgggtctcctcgggctcctcctcggcctgggTGGTAGGCTTGGGCTCggccttggtggtggtgggctgCTCCTCGGGCTTGGTGGGAGgag comes from Fusarium falciforme chromosome 11, complete sequence and encodes:
- a CDS encoding CFEM domain-containing protein; amino-acid sequence: MKTSTSIRLAAAGVIGLASMAQAQSVCAINCFQGVITDHPPLDCTEENMYLCFCKRSNLQNWFAECIWDECGSQSEAAIAFGVNLCADYGITITPPTKPEEQPTTTKAEPKPTTQAEEEPEETQAEEEPESTRAETQPTSTKAEEQPEETQAEETEAEETKPAEETKATTAAAPAETSAETEKPAAPKPTTVVVKPSHADNTTVVSPTNPPTVVNMGASNAASGILAAAGLAVAAFQLL
- a CDS encoding Efflux pump FUB11; this encodes MAPPPPSPSSSSTTIADVIEIEETTSFRPFQWAKARVRGPIDEEKFSEHNYVGEGTESNPFLVKFLPNDPQDAMTFAPWRKWMITILQAIATLAVTFVSSAYTGGIREIIRAFDISQEVATLGVSLFVLGFAVGPLLWAPLSELYGRQKVFVFTYFALTAFNVGAACAQTMPTLLVLRFLAGAFGSSPLTNAGGVIADMFSHTERGLAGSLFGLAPFLGPAIGPIVGGFLGETEGWRWLLGLMAIFTGVFWILITLLVPETYAPYLLRQRAQMLSERTGRVYISLLDAGQPPKSISSQLKVALTRPWTLLFKEPIVLLLSIYISIIYGTLYMCFAAFPIVFQVGRGWSPGVGGLAFIGTAVGVSLATLMAIFENKRYARLAAAKGGMLDPEARLTLAMLGSVFIPIGLFWFAWTTYPSIHWAVPIVGSAFFGLGLVLVFLSLLNYLIDSYVVFAASVLAANSVLRSLFGAAFPLFTPHMYENLGVQWAGSVPAFLALACVPFPFLFYKYGGRIRLKCQYASEAVQILQKMRAQHAAAMQEQSVLQDEETGRARSNSH